Part of the Paramisgurnus dabryanus chromosome 21, PD_genome_1.1, whole genome shotgun sequence genome, TGAAGAAATGGGGATCAGATCGTGCTTTTCAAGATTACATCAAAACCACTCCACTCCTTTGGCCCTTTCCCAAGTTTTAAGGAACGTGAAGCACTACACTTGTTTCAAGCACAGATACAAGCAGTCAAACTAAACCCTCAGGATCTCAATATTAAGGAGAAAATATTGTATGAATTTCCGTTTCAGTATGTTTGAATAATAAAGTGACTTGGCTATTATAATGCACGACTTTCTTTGTagataatataaataaatgaccCCATCTTCCATTCTGGCACacaaattagtaaaaaaaaatgcactgacACAAGGCGCTTGCAATAAATGACTGTATTTTACAAAAAGCACAAGTCTTACAAAGTATCACACCACTCAGGTTGAAAAGCAATTGGAAGTGATAAATCAACCTCGCTCAATGTTCCACTTGGTTAAAAGTTGCCCTTTTGAATCAATAAAAGACGTGATAGATCTGGGCTNNNNNNNNNNNNNNNNNNNNNNNNNNNNNNNNNNNNNNNNNNNNNNNNNNNNNNNNNNNNNNNNNNNNNNNNNNNNNNNNNNNNNNNNNNNNNNNNNNNNNNNNNNNNNNNNNNNNNNNNNNNNNNNNNNNNNNNNNNNNNNNNNNNNNNNNNNNNNNNNNNNNNNNNNNNNNNNNNNNNNNNNNNNNNNNNNNNNNNNNGCATACACGTAGATCCTCCAGAAGCTCCCACTGTTCTCCTCCTGAGGTCTGACGCTGAAAAGTTATTTGACTTGAACATTGAAAGTCGTCCAATCAGTATAAATCTTTTATGAACAGGGCAAGATACATTAAATCCTTTGGATCAGTCACTTGTCCCACAAGGCATTTAAATAAGGTTTCTACAAAATTCAATAAACAGCATATAGACAAATCAACTAATGCCATGCCAGCCAGATAGGAAGAAGAGTATTTGCTTGATTGGTTTCTAAGATCTATAAACATAAGTATCTGGTAAAACATGAACATTTATATTCAAAAACAATCATGAAACTGAAAGACGTGCCCAGTAACAATAGTAGTGTTTGCACTCCTGCATGCATTAACTAATGGTCAAATTTTTTATGTTACCGTCCAGAATCGCTCAAATCTTGCCaagattaaaaacaaaatgtctTCAAAGAGAGAGTTGTATTGCAGTTTCATGTAAACCATAAGAGAGTATACAGTAATACACAATGTTACAGTTGCGGACTATACTATATACACAAAACCTTGTATACTAGTTGCAATCAGATTTGGGTTTCTTGATAAAGAACTCCCAAACTGACACAGACCACACTGCTGTATTTTATAAAGATCGATGTGGATCTGTTCAATCCCTTTGGTTGTTAACAGTACATTTAAACACTTAAAACCGACTAAAAAAACAAGTTTGCTAGAAAATAATTAACAGATAAAAGCAGTAGCgttaaaacaatcaaaatcGATTATTAAAGAataaatcaaatacaaaatatgcacGTTGGATAATGTTATATTGCAGCTTTTTCCCAATGAATAAACTCAAAGCTATAGAGCGTGAAACGTGCTCCAGTGCTACTTCAGCAGGGGTGAGGCGAAGAAGTTCCCCTGACGAGAATTGCTGGCGGCAGCTCTGCTTCTGCTGCCAAATCTGAAAACAGGACGTATTCCAAAGTTATCTCACCTCTTGTCTAACATCACTATATCTATATATCACCATACAACTGCGGGGTCGGTATACATACTTTGGAGTGATTGCATTGAGAGTTGCGGTCTTCATGCGCTGGGAAAGCGAGCTGGTTGATGGAGTCTTGCTCATCTGCTGGTCAGGTGTCGTGATCGGCCCAAACATGGTCGCTACAGCACAGAgaaaaaacatgtttgttttaattgtcCCACTTTAATAAAGACCAAGTGATGACAAAGAGTTCATACTTTTCTGATCAGGTGTGGCATGGGCGTTGGCGTTCTCAATGACCATGTGATCATTGTGACCGTGCTCGTTCTCGCTGATCATGAACTGACTCCAGTACTCCACTGGCAGACCCATTAGACGCTCAACCAcctgaacaaaaaacaaacaacaaaaaaaaaaaaacattatgagaGTTTAATAGCATTTAACCATAACGTTAAAAAGTCAAAACTGTTTGCAATCCAGCTGACTGAATTGTTCACAGTAGCCGTGTTTCTATTACGCTTTAATTTGTGCACAATTAAAAATATGGCCAAtggaaaaacataaatttaaagaTTACATTAGAAATTTTTCTTAGAAATGCATGTTACATTGAGTTATTGAAGCTAATAGGGTCCATTTTAAAATCCATGTTAACCAGGggtcccacaccttagttaacttcaaattcaattcaaggactttcccggtctaataccctcaaattcaaggactaaaaaTGGGGACACATTACAAGTGGgggcaaggttacatcgtgttaccttttaagatacattgttacagttccctttccagggaactcgcgctgcgtcactgcggtgacactttggggacgcctccaggggtaagtgtgtcaatgtatatataaaaaatttacttaatggtcaggcttaacgacaaagacagggtgtcgcgggagccaggaagtatatcgcgatctgaaatattgccaaagacggcattacagggacgtagaagtatggcaagggagacgcagcgtttAGTTTCCTTcttagggaacaacagttacatacataacccgagacgatttcatgtgtcaaacaaaactatgcaaaaaagcattttggtatgaatcaacattcgcatacagaagatataagcatttaaagcgaaacagtttagcacgtgtgcttaaaaagtctagaatttttatgatattatccttcACTACACAggaaatatggatttttttcacaaaacttcttgcataaaatagattcaagcactttcaatgacctgtatctatgtatgtatatttaaaaaaaatttccctgggccttgaatttttccctccagattcacaaactgTCAAGGACCAGCGGGAACCCTGGTTAACTCTTGTTGGTATCAAGTTTAaggtttaaaatgtgtttatattttaatatctaAATTAATGACTGGCCCAAAGGAAAATTACACTTGAAAAACCATGTGCAATTACTTTTGGCTGGCGTCTCGTATCCTGCAGGATGGTCATTGGCTCTGGGTCTGGCACAGCATGACCCACAATTGTAGGCCCAAACACGCGAGCCAAATTGTGGGTGTCCATCTTTGTGTCAGTACTCTGGGCCACTCTGAAAGTAACAGTAGACAGTAAACAAAATAACATTCAAAATGTTATAGTAATGTAATATTTTCCCCATAATCTTAAAGCTTGTTTTTCCCCACTTAAAAGATTAGTGCTTGCTTTTAATATAAGAATTTTGCTTACGAAAGATTTAATACAATTTGACAGCACTTTTATACACAATCTTTCTTATGTCATAATTATTCAAACCCAGCAACTTCTGCAGAATATTAATTCAAGGATACTAGGAACATATCCATCCGCAATAAGTTTGTGGTAAATTAAATAGACAATTcacataaaaattttaattctgtcatcacttaacgctcaagttgtttcaaacctgtataaatgaaTTTGtactgctgaacacaaagaaagatattttgaagaatatatataaaaaagcaGATAAgtggcaccattgacttccatagtaggaaagaataatactatggaagtgaatggtgcccctgatctgtttggttacaaacatttctttccaagtaatttattcaggtttggaacaacttgagggtgagtaaatgacaatgttcatttttgttcaactatccctttaacaatagAATAAACCtagcattaaaggaatattcaattttcttaaaagaaaaattcagataatttactcaccaccatgtcatccaaaatgttgatgtctttctttgatcagttgagaagaaattatgttttttgaggaaaacattgcaggatttttctcattttaatggactttaatggaccaccacttaacactcaactcaacacttaacagttttttcaacggagtttcaaaggactataaacgatcccaaacgaggcataagggtcttgtctagcaaaacgattgtcatttttgacaataaaaataacaaatatccacttaaaaacacaacttctcgtttagatTTGGTCGTCATGCGCTAGCGTGAcccgacgcaatacgtcatcacgtcaagaggtcacagaggacgaacgcgaaactccgccccagtgtttacaaatgtggtgaaagaggaccgttcctacgttgttgtatgtggaatgatacgaattaatgtctttgtgtcagtttattgtttaaaatggtccgcaaatgtgcgttttatatatgtaacacgtgacctccctacgtcactacgcatttacgttaggtcgcgctggaccagacctaaacgaaaagttgtgctttaaaagtgtatatttcttatttttcttgtcaaaaatgacaatcgttttgctagacaagacccttatgcctcgtttgggatcatttagagtcctttgaaactccgttgaaaaaaactgttaagtgttgaattaagtgttaattgttggtgtctattaaagtccattaaaatgagaaaaatcctggaatgttttccccaaaaaacataatttcatctcgactgaacaaagaaagacatcaacattttggatgacattgtggtgagtaaattatctggatttttcttttaagaaaatggaatattcctttaaatatttaaatgtcgCAAAATCCAGATCCACTTTCCTAATAAGCACAGCCAGACATACCAGAGTTATTTGTGGTGCTGTTTACCTTTGCAGGTGAATGATGAGGAAGGCCAGAGTGTCTCGGTTTGGTTGTGGCAGATCACTGATGTTCTGATACATCAACGCTATGCTGTTGCCATCATCGGGCAcctctacaaaaaaaaaacaacaacatttacaGCAACTAGTTACAGTTAACTTTTTACTTCAAAACTGGATCTACACATCATAGGCCAGCACTAACCAGCAGCGTCCATAAAGGTACGGTTGAGGCGAAAAGTCAGCAGGGGCTCCTTGAGGTTCCTCAAGAAGTCCTTGAGAAGCCCGGTGATGGCGTGTATGTCTTCCACCTTGCTGAGCAGAGGAACGTTCTTCCCGCGCAAGAACTTCTCTTTTAACTCTTTAACCACTCGATCAGAGCCAGACACTCGGTACAGACCGGTCTGTGGGAAGGAAATGCAGGCGTTTAGCATCAAGGTTTTAATGTCCAGCAATTTAAACGCATAGCGAATGTAGCCGCTCACCTCGCGCATGCCTCTCTGCTCGATCTCATTTACACAGCGTACCACTAGTGTAGGAATCATGGGAGATGTTGTGGACACATAGCTTGCAAGGGTGCCCTGTCAACAAAGGAACCAGGAAGTAAGATTGTATTAATCATCGATTGCATGGTTTATTTGAATGCAGCAGTTTAATGTTTGGTGAAAGTCCGTCACCTCTTCACTTTTGACCGGAGTACCACCTGTAGTAGGAATACAGGGCAAGGGGCAGCGTTCACGACACTCAGGGTGAGCCACCACACGACAGTCCCTGCATTTCAACGAGATCTTCCCGAATTTGATCCTCTTACCGCATGGCACGCAAGACTCTGGCTTGAtcacctgagagagagagagagagacgcatTGATTGGGAGATCTGATGATTTAGCAATTTGTCATGCATAACACTTTGTGCAAGAAATCGAACAGCTGGCGCTTTAGAAAATTTAATGATCAAATAAAACCTGCATGAAATGTATAGCTAGCAAAACACTTGCATTATTATTGCCCTACTTGGCATCTTTCTTGCTTACTATGTGGGTCATATTGTCACAGTGGAgattattaaaggaaaacaccacagtttttcaatattttactatattcttacctcaacttagatgaattaatacatacccttttttttcaatgcatgcacttaatctttgtacagcgtgtcatgaatgtgttagcatttagcctagcccattcattccttaggatccaaacatagatgaatttagaagccaccaaacacttccatgtttgccttatttaaagactgttacatgaccagttacacaagtaagtatggtagcACAAACAAAAACATGGGGATTTTTTACGTggataaaaaaatgacaattacattgtatggcggaagagcacttattTTGCAGCACTTCGATCTCGGCGCGCactaacatcatcactcctgactactccccatCTCgcataaacttctgtcaatattactgcacgcctatgtcaaagtgctgcaaactgaatgctcttccaccatacaatataattgtcatttttttatccactataaaaaaaatccccacgttttattttgtaccaccatacttactcgtgtaactactcatgtaacagtctttaaataaggaaaacatggaagtgttttgtggcttctaaattcatccttgtttggatcctaaggaatgaatggggctaggctaatgctaacacattcacgacatgctgtacaaagattaaaagtgcatgcattgaatagagataggtatgtattattttgtctaagttgaggtaagaacatagtaaaatattgaaaaacggtggtgttttcctttaacgcAAGCACAGTGCAATACCAAAGAAATCGGCAGAGCAGAGTACCAGGAAGGTTTGCGCAGCACCAGGCTCCCACTCTTAAGTCAATGATCAAATTCCCTGACACCAAAGCTAAATTTCCATGACCTATGTATGGGATGCCGTGAGCCTGGATAATGTAGTGTACACCGTGAGTTTATAAAATGcgtgaaatgaataaacagtgcCAATAAACAGCTGTTCAAATTGTAGTCAGCAGAGGCTTGGACCTGTAACTGGTATTTCTTAGATCACAAGTTAACCAGCggattacattttgataaatgtaaaACCCAAATTTAAAAGCAACAAAAAAGTCTCTGATATTCCCTGACTTTCAATGTCTGGAAGACCTTTTAAAATTCCTttgatattccagaaattccatgaccAATGGGAACCCTTCATACCGTTTTGGAGACAAACTCATGCAAACGAACGCCTCCACCCTGGGGGGTGCTTGGTTCGGCTTTGTTCAGTCCACTGGGGTGACTGGGGTGCTTGAACACATCCAGAGACTGTACAGAATCTGTATCAACAGTGTCCCACTCCATAGCAGcttaagacaaagagaaaaagagagaaacatTGAAAAGAAGGCGGCCAACATTATTACAGATTACTTGCTAAAGATAATTAGAAATGCAAAGGCTTGGGGTGTTTAAACGAAATAACTATAAAACAGTCCAGCCAAAACACAAATCAGCCttttaaaagaaacatttaatcTCAGTTTTTATCTGTTTGGCAAGTCAACACGGAATCTATTTAAAAAACCACCCCAATCCCCAGCAAGCTATCTTTTCCATCAGTTAAGATGAATATTAGACTATGTCTGATGAAACAAAGCAgttttattattgtattatattgcaATCTCACATCGTGGCTTACTGCGTTGCATatttaatctaaaaaatgtatgcatgATCATCAAATCAGTACTTAATGGGGGGTGGGGTGGGGTCGACCACTGtgtatggttttttttttttttttagggcaGATGCAGATTATTACAGATCAAGTAGACTGATAATTTGAACCgataaaatataaaatctttaattctaaaaaactgttaataatagcaataattattattattattattaatacagtGCCAGACTTGTGACTCCCAAGAAATCAGATGGGCGGTGGGcggcagggctccagactgcccccaaatggtggcattttgcccctaaaatttgagagtgtgccactgaattttacatccagtcgcacatgtgcaacaagtaaatttgaccttttttccccaaaagttcacaataaaatgtgacactgaatttgaaacagcacattgtactttctgcatctatcattaaagtatttattagtaatacagtggaaattagtagaaatgtgaatatttggttaacatgtggattttacggtgtgtgcccctaaattttctcgTTGCGCCCCTTAAactttcagttgggggccactgtgctcctagtgaaaaaagttagtctggagccctggacGGACATTGCTCGAGTCTAGGCCACAGAGACAGTTTCGTGGCTGCATCAAAGCCAAAATCATTTCAAAATTGAATTActttatttgcaaaaaaaaaagaaaagaaaaaaaaaaagacatatAACCACGATACGGTGTTGTATAATCGGTTGAACCCCTAATATTGAAGTGACAATCAATGGAAGCTCACCGGTTTTCCGTCTGCTCCTGGTCCAGTAGGGAACAGCTTCCACTGTGGTGACCGCCTCAATGGGTCCTCCGTCTGATGGCACTGTCACAGTGGTTTTGGTCACCAGAGACTCATTACCCTGATAAAATGTGACGTGAATTATTTATTTGCAATAGTTACATTTCTGACTTGCCATGCAAATAGGATATCAACTACAGGAGTTGTATCAaggtaatatttatatttgcaCTGGCTGTAGAGCACCATAGAATATTGaggtgaaaaaaaaaacacttcccACTGAAATGTTTTACTTTTAACAAATGACGCAAAGCCCCACAAAGAGCTTTGAAGAAGAGACTCTAGTTTGGGACATATTAAGCAGTCATTTATCCGTTTATACAAGTGGCTCTTACTTTCTCAGAAGTCCGACCGGTGGATCGGGACCTCTTGGCAGTGGCAGGAGGGCCATCTGTGTGATTCCTGGAGGAACGCTGCATTGAGACAGATTCAATTAATCAGATATTGATTAAAATTCAGAATTAATTTGCTTAAGTGCGCCGTGGCTTGTAAACTTACTCTCTTTTGTCGCTTCTTAAGACGAACGGTTCTAATCGCAGACGAGTCCCAGTCCTTAATTTAGGAAAACATTTAATTGTCAAATTAATTCCTTCTCCACTCCCTTAAAGTTTTATAAGGAATATTCATACGACTAATTTTTTCTCAAAGAGGATAAGACATACCAAAGAATCATCGGTTTTATCATAACTGATGTCTGACAGAATAGAGGCAGATTCATCGATGGTTGTCAGTCTAGAAGAGATGATGGGGAACAGCTATTAAGACAGCTTGCAAAGTACAGCAATAAGAAACACATTACTCACTCAAACCAATTCTTTAGTCTAATAAAACCTACTACATGAATTTATGAGTGTGTCAATCAAAAAACATGTTGGATATTCAAGGACCTTACGATCGGATCCTAAAAACAAAcagtatgtgtgcgtgtgtgtattaTCCGAGAGATGACTGGAATTTTGATATCAGAGAACAAGCATTTGTGTGATAAGATCTAACATTTTTGGCAGTAatcgacttgcagtgcattacctgccatgcatttttttttatcaacgCAATAGTTGGATCtatcaatataaaaaaattattttctgatACTACAAAAGCGAATATATTATACTATTATATGCTAGTCTAACATTTACCTGGATATGATGTAAAGTATCAAACAAGTATGGAGGTCTTCTCTTACCGTCTGCTAGTGTTGAGGTTTGGGGGATTTTGGGAACGGGCATTTAAAAATGCCAGAGCCGAGCGCTGCTCCTCATTTAACTggatgctgtttcctgaacctTCTGACACCAACAGCTCCCGAATGAGCTGGATCTGACGATCCTGCAGAACAAGAAAACAggaatgttttgtttaatctaTTCAAAGCATTttgaggacatcatgtttaaggTTTAACTCGTATGGCAGTGATCATATATATGGCAAGAGTCTTACGAACCAGCTTGGCACAGTCAGCCTCAGCTTTCTGTCTCCGTCTGATCTCCACGTCCACTTGGTTACGAGCGTGTTTGAGCTTGACCTCCAGCGCTCCTTTCTCCGTCTCAGCTTTGGTAACCACCTCCTTACACATGTTCAGCTCCTGCTCCAGTCTCAGCCATTTTCTACGGCTGTCTTCAAAGTTCAGGGCCATCTGAATGAACTCTGACAAAAACATGGCAGTGAATATTCAATATTCAGTGAATTTTATATTGTGCATTTTAATATCAAGACAGCAAGTACTTACGGGGCTCAATGCTTTCATTGAGCACATCAACTTGCGCCCGGAGATGTTCAAAAACGCTGTGAAGA contains:
- the racgap1 gene encoding rac GTPase-activating protein 1 yields the protein METAVINLHSVFEHLRAQVDVLNESIEPQFIQMALNFEDSRRKWLRLEQELNMCKEVVTKAETEKGALEVKLKHARNQVDVEIRRRQKAEADCAKLDRQIQLIRELLVSEGSGNSIQLNEEQRSALAFLNARSQNPPNLNTSRRLTTIDESASILSDISYDKTDDSLDWDSSAIRTVRLKKRQKRRSSRNHTDGPPATAKRSRSTGRTSEKGNESLVTKTTVTVPSDGGPIEAVTTVEAVPYWTRSRRKTAAMEWDTVDTDSVQSLDVFKHPSHPSGLNKAEPSTPQGGGVRLHEFVSKTVIKPESCVPCGKRIKFGKISLKCRDCRVVAHPECRERCPLPCIPTTGGTPVKSEEGTLASYVSTTSPMIPTLVVRCVNEIEQRGMRETGLYRVSGSDRVVKELKEKFLRGKNVPLLSKVEDIHAITGLLKDFLRNLKEPLLTFRLNRTFMDAAEVPDDGNSIALMYQNISDLPQPNRDTLAFLIIHLQRVAQSTDTKMDTHNLARVFGPTIVGHAVPDPEPMTILQDTRRQPKVVERLMGLPVEYWSQFMISENEHGHNDHMVIENANAHATPDQKTTMFGPITTPDQQMSKTPSTSSLSQRMKTATLNAITPKFGSRSRAAASNSRQGNFFASPLLK